The Longimicrobiaceae bacterium genomic sequence GGTGACGCGCGGCCCCCGCGAGAACATGAGCCGCCCGGCCATCGACCCGCTCTTCCGGTCCGCGGCGTACTTCTTCGGGCCGCGGGTGGTGGGGGTGATCCTCACCGGGCGCCTGGACGACGGGACCGCGGGGCTGTGGGCGGTGAAGCGGCGCGGGGGGGCGGCGGTGGTGCAGGACCCGGAGGAGGCCCTGTACCCGTCCATGCCCCGCAGCGCCCTCCGCCACGTGGAGGTGGACGGCGTGGCCCGGGTGTCGGACCTCGCGCCGCTGCTGGTGCGCCTGACGCGGGAGCCCCCCGCGGAAGAGGAGCCCGCCGCGTCCGAGGCCCTGGAGGTGGAGACGCGCATCGCCGTCGAGGACAACGCGCTGCAGGCCGGGGTCATGAAGCTGGGCCCGCTCACCCCCTTCACCTGCCCCGAGTGCCACGGGGTGCTGGTGAGCGTGGGAGAGGGAGGTGTCCCGCGCTTCCGCTGCCACACGGGGCACGCGTACTCCATGGAGAGCCTGCTGACGGCGGTGTCCGACTCGATGGAGGACACGCTCTGGAGCGCAATCCGCTCCATGGAGGAAGGGATGCTCATGCTGCGGCACGTGGCGCGGCACGTACGCGAGAACGGCCAGGACGAGCGGGGCGCGGAGGCGTTCGAGCGGAAGGCGCGGGAGGCGGAGCGGTACTCGGAGCTGGTTCGGCGGGCGGTGACGCGGCAGGAGGCGCTGGGAGGGGAGCTGGCGCGCGGCCCGTAGGGGCACGCGGCGCCGCCCTCGGCCCATCCGAACGCGGCGGCACTTGTGTGTCCATTTTGTCCACTATAATATGCACCAGCTTGCGGACGTAAACGGACACCCTCCTCCGCCACGGCCTCTTCATGCCGCGTTCCCGGTGCATTCCCCCCACACCCGCCAAGATCCGCATCTCCCAGAGCGGCCCGCTCCCGTACCTGTACGTGCTCGCCGACTTCGACGCCCTAGGCCTTGAGCGCGAGGGGCTGGGGATCTGGCGGGCGCTGCGCCGCGTGCGCGGCTGGTACGGCGCGCCGCCGGAGGGCTCCACCCCGGAGACGGCGGACGCCGAACGGGTGCTGGACGAGGTGGACGCGGGGCTCCGCCCCTCGCTGCGGGTGCTGCGCCGCCTGCTGCGCGAGCCGGAGCCGGACGACGACACGCTGGAGGCGGTGGCGCTCGCATGCTATCACGCGGCACTCTGGGCGGAGGAGCGGGGGGCGTACCGCACCGCCGTGGGCCTGCTGCACGCGGCCGAGGACGTGTACCCGGACAACGCGCACTACGCCTACAACCTGGGCCGGGTGGCGCGGAAGATGGCGCTGTACGAGGACGCGGAGGCGTGGCTGAAGTGGGCGCACTTCGTCGCCCGGTCTTCCGGCAACTGGGAGGTGGCGACGCTGGCGCTCTCCGGCCTGGGCAACCTGCACCGCCAGCGCGGCAACCTTCCGAAGGCGCGCCGCTTCCACGAGGCCGCGCGCCGGCTGGCGAGGCTGCGCGGGCTGCGGACGCTGGAGGGCGACGCGCTGTATGATCTGTGCGTCATCAGCCTTTCAGCGGGAGAGGACAAGCCTGCGCTTGAACTCGCACGTCAGGCGCTGGCGGCGTACGGGCCAGGACACGGGCAGGTCTACCGGTTGGCGAACGACATGGCGTGGTACTGGATGGACCGATACGGCGAGTTCACCAATGCCGCACACGTGTTTACCGCGCTGCTTGAATACATCTGGGGTCCGCCGTTCCGGGTGCTGCTCCACGG encodes the following:
- a CDS encoding chemotaxis protein CheB codes for the protein MKRDIIVVGASAGGVAALRTLAAGLPAGLDASVFVVMHVAADGPGFLPQILQGDCALPVEHARDGEPIAPGRVYVAPADHHLVLERDRVRVTRGPRENMSRPAIDPLFRSAAYFFGPRVVGVILTGRLDDGTAGLWAVKRRGGAAVVQDPEEALYPSMPRSALRHVEVDGVARVSDLAPLLVRLTREPPAEEEPAASEALEVETRIAVEDNALQAGVMKLGPLTPFTCPECHGVLVSVGEGGVPRFRCHTGHAYSMESLLTAVSDSMEDTLWSAIRSMEEGMLMLRHVARHVRENGQDERGAEAFERKAREAERYSELVRRAVTRQEALGGELARGP